One window of Mesorhizobium sp. WSM4904 genomic DNA carries:
- a CDS encoding ABC transporter ATP-binding protein has translation MPDTAGILRLESLQVHFPIQGGLFDRVLGRSVGAMRAVDGIDLNVGRGEIVALVGESGSGKTTVGRVITKLAKPTGGRMLFEGRDMRSVEGFSALRPYRRRVQMIFQDAYQALNPRHTVFDIVAEPLQSLRLVGNATQLADRVSEALAAAGLNPPGDFFARFPHELSGGQRQRVVIAGALAVRPELIVADEPVSMLDVSIRAQILQVLVDLRDRHNMALLFITHDLPLAWLIADRIAVLYLGKLVEIGSADEITFNPRHPYTVALRNATPQIGGNAGRAELPALQGEVPSAARVPKGCRFHPRCPLAFDRCKAEEPPAIEVGPQHLSACWLAK, from the coding sequence ATGCCTGACACTGCCGGCATCCTGCGTCTCGAGAGCCTGCAAGTTCATTTTCCTATCCAGGGCGGTCTGTTCGACCGTGTCCTGGGCCGATCTGTCGGCGCCATGCGCGCGGTAGACGGGATCGACCTCAACGTCGGGCGGGGCGAGATCGTCGCCCTGGTCGGCGAATCGGGAAGCGGCAAGACCACTGTGGGCCGCGTCATCACCAAGCTTGCCAAGCCGACTGGCGGCAGAATGCTGTTCGAAGGCCGCGACATGAGGTCGGTAGAGGGCTTCTCGGCTCTACGTCCGTACCGGCGTCGCGTGCAAATGATCTTCCAGGACGCTTATCAGGCCCTCAATCCGCGACACACCGTGTTCGACATCGTGGCGGAGCCGTTGCAGTCCCTGCGGCTGGTCGGTAACGCCACTCAACTCGCCGACCGGGTGAGTGAAGCGCTTGCGGCCGCTGGGCTCAATCCTCCCGGCGATTTCTTCGCCCGCTTCCCGCACGAGCTATCCGGCGGGCAGCGCCAGCGCGTCGTGATTGCAGGAGCGCTTGCCGTCCGGCCGGAACTCATCGTTGCTGATGAACCTGTATCGATGCTCGATGTCTCGATACGCGCTCAGATTCTTCAGGTCCTGGTTGACTTGCGCGACAGGCACAACATGGCGCTGCTGTTCATCACCCACGATTTGCCCCTTGCCTGGCTGATCGCCGACCGGATTGCGGTCTTGTATCTTGGAAAATTGGTCGAGATTGGTAGCGCCGACGAGATCACATTCAACCCTCGCCATCCGTATACCGTCGCCTTGCGCAACGCCACACCGCAGATTGGCGGCAACGCAGGTCGCGCCGAGTTGCCGGCCCTGCAGGGCGAGGTTCCAAGTGCCGCGCGCGTGCCGAAGGGCTGCCGTTTCCATCCTCGTTGCCCGCTTGCCTTCGACCGTTGCAAAGCTGAGGAGCCGCCGGCGATCGAAGTTGGACCACAGCACCTGTCAGCCTGCTGGCTCGCTAAGTGA
- a CDS encoding ABC transporter ATP-binding protein, with amino-acid sequence MTSSSQDKTPLLEIDRLSVDYGLKGVSLRAIDGVSFALRAGEAVGLVGESGSGKTTTAMAIAGLLSPNARVSGGQVRYRGNRLPIDDDAAMRPHRWSETSVVFQGAMNALNPVHRIIKQIAEPCMLKLGMSRGEATKRGSELLQLVGIPADRGSAYPHELSGGMRQRVMIAMALACRPSIIIGDEPTTALDVITQAQILNLLGDLRSQLSLALILITHDLSVVAKCCDRVMIMYAGRIVEDGTVAEIFAQPKHPYTRQLIESIPNPASGKKMIRPIPGDPPNLVNRPSGCAFHPRCPSVMGGCATEVPSLNKFGRGRVACHLHRSLTQEDKVAVHA; translated from the coding sequence ATGACCAGCTCCTCCCAGGACAAAACACCGCTTCTGGAAATAGACCGGCTCTCTGTCGATTATGGGCTCAAGGGCGTTTCATTGCGAGCAATCGACGGCGTAAGCTTCGCGCTCCGAGCCGGAGAGGCCGTGGGCCTCGTCGGAGAATCGGGCAGTGGCAAGACCACGACCGCGATGGCGATCGCTGGTCTACTATCACCCAACGCGCGGGTCAGCGGCGGCCAAGTGCGCTATCGTGGCAACCGACTGCCGATCGACGATGATGCGGCGATGCGGCCACATCGCTGGAGCGAAACGTCCGTTGTCTTCCAGGGCGCGATGAACGCACTTAATCCTGTTCACCGCATTATCAAGCAGATCGCCGAGCCATGCATGCTGAAGCTCGGCATGTCGCGGGGCGAGGCGACCAAGCGGGGAAGTGAGTTGCTTCAACTGGTCGGCATCCCGGCGGATCGTGGTTCCGCCTACCCTCACGAGTTGTCGGGCGGAATGCGACAAAGGGTGATGATTGCCATGGCGCTCGCGTGTCGACCTTCGATTATCATTGGTGACGAGCCCACCACAGCGCTCGACGTCATCACTCAGGCTCAGATCCTTAACCTGCTAGGCGACTTGCGATCGCAGTTGAGCCTCGCCCTGATTTTGATCACCCACGACCTTTCTGTGGTGGCTAAGTGTTGTGATCGCGTAATGATCATGTACGCGGGCCGCATCGTCGAGGATGGCACTGTCGCCGAGATTTTCGCCCAGCCCAAACATCCCTACACCCGACAGCTGATCGAATCGATCCCGAACCCAGCGAGCGGCAAAAAGATGATCCGGCCAATACCGGGTGATCCTCCCAACTTGGTGAATCGACCCTCGGGCTGCGCTTTCCATCCGCGTTGCCCGTCGGTCATGGGGGGGTGCGCGACCGAAGTCCCCAGCCTCAATAAGTTCGGGCGGGGACGTGTCGCCTGTCACCTTCACCGGTCCTTGACGCAAGAAGACAAGGTCGCTGTTCATGCCTGA
- a CDS encoding CocE/NonD family hydrolase — protein MRDGVELATDLYRPIGYTGELGSILIRTPYGKTPYRCPVEPRHKVARMFAGQGFAVLVQERRGVFDSGGVYAREHIGDDGYDTLSWISQQPWSNGRVGTYGCSALGIAQVLLAQLCHPAHRCAIAQGSGGANGSAGGRYRNGDLRLGGAVEVAAFVPWFHQTAAKDRSRVQPKSDEEYQRAFASLPLVNMLKSLGGPPTDWEDWVSRDPGDPWGDRNGMLSEDSTIDVPALFVNSWYDVGAADALHQQRVFSARGLSPAARDHQHIILSPATHCGTESLKAPTVIGERELGDARLDCWQIYLDWFDCWLNDKPDRIEGMPRVQYYVMGRNEWRAASEWPPLGVELQHWFLRSGGNAATRLGDGTLDVEPPSADEPADTFTYDPGDPAPFLGMDGGKSSGTTIGPRDYQDVQLRPDVLCFTSPPLTEGMEVTGFVRAVLFVSSSAPDTDFVARLLDVHPDGRAIDVVDGILRVRYREGFDRAVFMEPSVICKIEIDLDATSNWFPAGHQIRLEITSSAFPRFDRNLNTGGNNWDETEWVVARNTIHHCEQFPSHVLLPVMTAMGSHAGKANLNSLPPG, from the coding sequence ATGCGGGACGGCGTTGAGCTCGCCACGGACCTGTATCGGCCTATTGGTTACACTGGGGAACTCGGGTCAATCCTTATCCGAACTCCATACGGTAAGACGCCCTATCGCTGTCCGGTTGAGCCTCGCCACAAAGTGGCAAGAATGTTTGCTGGACAAGGGTTCGCTGTACTTGTGCAGGAGCGTCGTGGCGTCTTCGATTCCGGCGGCGTATACGCTAGGGAACATATAGGGGACGACGGTTATGACACGCTGTCCTGGATTTCGCAGCAGCCATGGTCGAATGGACGCGTGGGCACATATGGGTGCTCGGCGCTTGGTATCGCGCAGGTTTTGCTGGCGCAGTTGTGCCATCCAGCCCACCGATGCGCAATTGCGCAGGGATCGGGCGGCGCGAACGGCTCTGCCGGAGGGCGATATCGCAACGGGGATCTCCGTCTCGGCGGTGCGGTGGAGGTTGCCGCGTTTGTCCCCTGGTTCCACCAAACCGCAGCGAAGGACCGGTCCCGAGTGCAACCGAAAAGCGATGAGGAGTATCAGCGGGCTTTCGCGTCGCTGCCGCTCGTCAACATGCTTAAGAGCCTTGGGGGACCGCCGACTGACTGGGAGGACTGGGTCTCGCGTGACCCAGGCGATCCCTGGGGGGATCGGAATGGGATGCTTAGCGAGGACTCGACCATCGACGTCCCAGCCCTGTTCGTGAACTCGTGGTACGACGTGGGGGCTGCCGACGCGCTTCACCAGCAGCGCGTTTTTAGTGCTCGCGGATTGAGCCCGGCGGCACGCGATCACCAACATATCATTCTGTCGCCAGCCACGCATTGTGGCACCGAGAGTCTCAAAGCCCCGACGGTTATCGGCGAGCGCGAGCTGGGCGACGCGCGCCTGGATTGCTGGCAGATCTACCTGGACTGGTTCGACTGCTGGCTGAACGACAAGCCCGACCGGATCGAGGGAATGCCCCGCGTCCAGTACTACGTGATGGGTCGCAACGAGTGGCGTGCCGCGTCAGAATGGCCCCCTCTTGGTGTGGAACTGCAGCACTGGTTCCTCCGCAGCGGCGGGAATGCCGCGACCCGTCTAGGCGACGGGACTCTTGATGTAGAGCCTCCGAGTGCCGACGAGCCGGCTGACACGTTTACCTACGACCCTGGGGATCCGGCGCCGTTCTTGGGGATGGACGGCGGGAAGTCAAGTGGAACTACTATAGGACCCCGCGATTACCAGGACGTCCAGCTTCGTCCAGACGTCCTCTGCTTCACTTCACCGCCCCTCACAGAGGGCATGGAGGTTACCGGATTTGTCCGGGCGGTCCTCTTCGTCTCTTCTTCGGCCCCGGACACGGACTTCGTGGCCAGACTGTTGGACGTACATCCCGATGGCCGTGCGATTGACGTGGTGGACGGGATACTGCGCGTCCGCTATCGCGAGGGCTTTGATCGGGCTGTTTTCATGGAACCGAGCGTTATATGCAAAATCGAGATTGATCTCGACGCCACAAGTAATTGGTTTCCGGCCGGCCATCAAATTCGCCTGGAAATCACTAGTTCGGCCTTCCCGCGGTTCGACCGCAACCTGAATACGGGAGGTAACAACTGGGACGAAACTGAATGGGTAGTGGCTCGGAACACGATTCATCACTGCGAGCAGTTCCCCTCCCACGTACTGCTTCCTGTGATGACAGCGATGGGGTCCCATGCCGGCAAGGCGAATTTGAACAGCTTGCCGCCTGGCTAG
- a CDS encoding ABC transporter substrate-binding protein: MSQYSYNRRALMKAMLAISATPWGINSRAFASSCDDRILRIGGLGGGPDSMNPFATWGSFWPLAICYDFLVCIDAQRYDDRKGFAQSWSVADDNLTWTFKIWPGMKWSDGQPATARDAAFTYSYLHDSIGKPDELNVGWNSTSGLENVESIKAFDDETLQIVTKFPATWPIDNIIMIVPEHIWKDISYADARVTFRNDPPLVGTGPMIVSEFHQGQFTRLTPNPYFRTGKPQIAGVILRSFDAADPIAQGLKSGELDYGNYLTSAQWADLSKDPDIVVGESRIAQKTYLAFNTASGDGAGSTKALQDPAFRDALGYAIDQKAIVDRAMRGHADPGVGLAMPVAADYYSDLNDIRRHFDLAEANRRLDAAGYRDTNGDGIREDKDGKSFQLELVSGPSANIEMPVAAVQFIAGWLEQIGIPVSVTRLDSGALSARAAAPAKGGGGWDLLISDTWQGPTPKDLLIFGSSNSIGIKNKAYWTNAEFDKLFAEVQVTVDLKKNQKLVDQAARLIYTEAPYIVLCYPTLLEAHRRDCFEGWGKQGIMSMDSYFPFDRLKPVPAP; this comes from the coding sequence ATGAGCCAATACTCATATAATCGTCGTGCGCTTATGAAGGCAATGCTGGCGATTTCGGCGACCCCTTGGGGGATTAACTCGAGGGCGTTCGCCTCGTCGTGCGACGATCGCATCCTGCGAATCGGCGGACTGGGTGGAGGCCCTGATTCGATGAACCCCTTCGCCACTTGGGGCTCCTTTTGGCCCTTGGCTATTTGCTATGATTTCTTGGTCTGCATAGACGCCCAGCGATACGACGATCGAAAGGGCTTTGCCCAATCTTGGTCCGTCGCCGACGACAACCTCACTTGGACCTTCAAGATCTGGCCCGGCATGAAGTGGTCGGACGGCCAGCCTGCTACCGCTAGGGACGCGGCGTTCACTTATAGTTATTTGCACGATTCCATAGGCAAGCCCGACGAGCTAAACGTCGGGTGGAACAGCACCAGCGGTCTTGAGAACGTCGAGTCCATCAAAGCGTTCGACGACGAGACTTTGCAGATCGTGACCAAGTTCCCCGCGACCTGGCCAATAGACAATATCATAATGATCGTTCCCGAGCACATTTGGAAGGACATCAGCTATGCTGACGCACGCGTAACCTTCCGCAACGATCCGCCTTTGGTGGGTACGGGACCTATGATCGTTTCGGAGTTTCACCAGGGCCAGTTTACACGCCTGACGCCGAACCCCTATTTCCGTACGGGGAAGCCCCAAATCGCGGGGGTGATCCTGCGGTCCTTCGATGCCGCCGATCCGATTGCGCAAGGTCTTAAGAGCGGGGAACTCGATTATGGCAACTACCTGACGTCCGCCCAGTGGGCTGATCTCTCGAAGGATCCCGACATTGTAGTCGGTGAATCCCGCATAGCTCAGAAAACCTATCTCGCCTTCAACACCGCTTCGGGAGATGGCGCAGGTAGCACCAAGGCTCTGCAGGATCCGGCGTTTCGCGATGCGCTCGGCTACGCGATCGATCAGAAGGCCATCGTCGATCGAGCCATGCGCGGACACGCCGACCCTGGTGTCGGACTCGCAATGCCGGTGGCGGCCGATTACTATTCAGATCTGAACGACATCAGGCGCCACTTCGATCTCGCCGAAGCCAACCGCCGGCTTGACGCCGCAGGGTACCGGGACACGAACGGCGATGGCATTCGGGAGGACAAGGACGGGAAGAGTTTCCAGCTAGAGCTGGTGTCTGGACCTTCAGCAAATATAGAGATGCCGGTCGCGGCAGTGCAGTTTATCGCTGGCTGGTTGGAGCAAATCGGTATCCCTGTATCGGTGACTCGGCTCGACTCCGGTGCGCTGAGCGCCCGCGCCGCAGCTCCGGCGAAAGGCGGCGGAGGGTGGGATCTGCTCATTTCCGATACCTGGCAAGGCCCAACACCTAAAGACCTGCTCATCTTCGGCAGCAGCAATTCCATCGGCATCAAGAACAAGGCGTACTGGACGAATGCGGAGTTCGACAAACTGTTCGCGGAGGTGCAGGTCACCGTTGACCTCAAGAAAAACCAAAAGCTGGTCGACCAGGCAGCGCGACTAATTTATACTGAAGCGCCTTACATCGTACTATGTTACCCCACCCTGCTCGAAGCCCACCGGAGGGATTGCTTCGAGGGTTGGGGAAAGCAAGGCATCATGTCGATGGACAGCTACTTCCCATTCGATCGCTTGAAGCCGGTGCCCGCGCCGTGA
- a CDS encoding ABC transporter permease — translation MSDNIVRYCPRGRARAIKGFLRQFLSYGGAQVGLVCLVFFLVVGAVPNILAGPLQTAINATGDFLAPPSGEHLLGTDEIGRDVLNLVLHGARISLTIALLATVISLVVGTTIGTTAGYYGGRVDVWLMRLTDFFFVMPSFVLALVITPVVLEVMGRGGEILGFRPSLFVIIVVIGMTSWSFVARIVRSQTLSLKERPFIDRARVAGSSNFGIMVRHILPNLVPQIAANGALVVASAIYVETSLSFLGLGDPLQPSWGTLLSLAQRAGAASAGAWWYLGAPGLCVLTVSLSFVLIGSALDDTFNPRRRVIP, via the coding sequence ATGAGCGACAATATTGTTCGATATTGCCCGCGAGGCCGGGCGCGCGCAATAAAAGGCTTTCTGCGTCAATTTCTCAGCTATGGCGGTGCTCAGGTGGGCCTCGTATGTCTGGTATTCTTTCTTGTTGTGGGAGCGGTCCCCAATATTCTGGCGGGACCGCTCCAGACTGCGATCAATGCAACTGGCGATTTCCTCGCACCCCCATCAGGCGAGCATCTGCTCGGCACGGACGAAATCGGGCGGGACGTGCTCAATCTGGTCCTCCATGGTGCCCGGATCTCGCTTACGATTGCGCTACTCGCGACTGTGATCAGCCTCGTCGTTGGGACTACAATCGGTACGACCGCTGGCTACTATGGTGGCAGGGTCGACGTCTGGCTGATGCGCTTGACAGACTTCTTTTTTGTCATGCCGTCCTTCGTGCTGGCGCTGGTCATTACACCCGTGGTTCTCGAGGTGATGGGGCGCGGTGGAGAAATCCTGGGCTTCCGTCCTTCTCTTTTCGTGATCATTGTCGTTATAGGCATGACAAGCTGGTCCTTTGTTGCACGTATCGTCCGGAGTCAGACACTGTCGCTTAAGGAGCGACCATTCATTGATCGTGCGCGCGTTGCGGGTAGCAGTAATTTCGGCATCATGGTGCGGCACATCCTCCCCAATCTCGTGCCGCAAATCGCAGCCAATGGTGCGCTGGTGGTCGCCAGCGCAATCTATGTCGAGACATCGCTCTCATTCCTTGGACTCGGGGACCCGTTGCAGCCTTCATGGGGCACTTTGCTTTCGCTCGCTCAGCGCGCCGGCGCGGCCAGTGCTGGAGCCTGGTGGTACCTCGGCGCCCCAGGACTGTGCGTACTCACGGTTTCGCTTAGCTTCGTCCTGATTGGCAGTGCCCTTGACGACACGTTCAATCCACGGCGGAGGGTGATCCCATGA
- a CDS encoding CocE/NonD family hydrolase, translating into MRDGVELATDLYRPIGYTGELGSILIRTQYGKTPYRCPVEPRHKVARMFAGQGFAVLVQELRGVFDSGGVFTLMENERDDGYDTLSWISQQPWSNGRVGTYGCSALGIAQVLLAQLCHPAHRCAIAQGSGGANGSAGGRYRNGDLRLGGAVEVAAFVPWFHQTAAKDRSRVQPKSDEEYQRAFASLPLVNMLKSLGGPPTDWEDWVSRDPGDPWGDRNGMLSEDSTIDVPALFVNSWYDVGAADALHQQRVFSARGLSPAARDHQHIILSPATHCGTESLKAPTVIGERELGDARLDCWQIYLDWFDCWLNDKPDRIEGMPRVQYYVMGRNEWRAASEWPPLGVELQHWFLRSGGNAATRLGDGTLDVEPPSADEPADTFTYDPGDPAPFLGMDGGKSSGTTIGPRDYQDVQLRPDVLCFTSPPLTEGMEVTGFVRAVLFVSSSAPDTDFVARLLDVHPDGRAIDVVDGILRVRYREGFDRAVFMEPSVICKIEIDLDATSNWFPAGHQIRLEITSSAFPRFDRNLNTGGNNWDETEWVVARNTIHHCEQFPSHVLLPVMTAMGSHAGKANLNSIARCLDCGIRLCPPP; encoded by the coding sequence ATGCGGGACGGCGTTGAGCTCGCCACGGACCTGTATCGGCCTATTGGTTACACTGGGGAACTCGGGTCAATCCTTATCCGAACTCAATACGGTAAGACGCCCTATCGCTGTCCGGTTGAGCCTCGCCACAAAGTGGCAAGAATGTTTGCTGGACAAGGCTTCGCCGTACTTGTGCAGGAGCTTCGTGGAGTCTTCGATTCCGGCGGCGTATTCACCCTCATGGAGAATGAAAGGGACGACGGTTATGACACGCTGTCCTGGATTTCGCAGCAGCCATGGTCGAATGGACGCGTGGGCACATATGGGTGCTCGGCGCTTGGTATCGCGCAGGTTTTGCTGGCGCAGTTGTGCCATCCAGCCCACCGATGCGCAATTGCGCAGGGATCGGGCGGCGCGAACGGCTCTGCCGGAGGGCGATATCGCAACGGGGATCTCCGTCTCGGCGGTGCGGTGGAGGTTGCCGCGTTTGTCCCCTGGTTCCACCAAACCGCAGCGAAGGACCGGTCCCGAGTGCAACCGAAAAGCGATGAGGAGTATCAGCGGGCTTTCGCGTCGCTGCCGCTCGTCAACATGCTTAAGAGCCTTGGGGGACCGCCGACTGACTGGGAGGACTGGGTCTCGCGTGACCCAGGCGATCCCTGGGGGGATCGGAATGGGATGCTTAGCGAGGACTCGACCATCGACGTCCCAGCCCTGTTCGTGAACTCGTGGTACGACGTGGGGGCTGCCGACGCGCTTCACCAGCAGCGCGTTTTTAGTGCTCGCGGATTGAGCCCGGCGGCACGCGATCACCAACATATCATTCTGTCGCCAGCCACGCATTGTGGCACCGAGAGTCTCAAAGCCCCGACGGTTATCGGCGAGCGCGAGCTGGGCGACGCGCGCCTGGATTGCTGGCAGATCTACCTGGACTGGTTCGACTGCTGGCTGAACGACAAGCCCGACCGGATCGAGGGAATGCCCCGCGTCCAGTACTACGTGATGGGTCGCAACGAGTGGCGTGCCGCGTCAGAATGGCCCCCTCTTGGTGTGGAACTGCAGCACTGGTTCCTCCGCAGCGGCGGGAATGCCGCGACCCGTCTAGGCGACGGGACTCTTGATGTAGAGCCTCCGAGTGCCGACGAGCCGGCTGACACGTTTACCTACGACCCTGGGGATCCGGCGCCGTTCTTGGGGATGGACGGCGGGAAGTCAAGTGGAACTACTATAGGACCCCGCGATTACCAGGACGTCCAGCTTCGTCCAGACGTCCTCTGCTTCACTTCACCGCCCCTCACAGAGGGCATGGAGGTTACCGGATTTGTCCGGGCGGTCCTCTTCGTCTCTTCTTCGGCCCCGGACACGGACTTCGTGGCCAGACTGTTGGACGTACATCCCGATGGCCGTGCGATTGACGTGGTGGACGGGATACTGCGCGTCCGCTATCGCGAGGGCTTTGATCGGGCTGTTTTCATGGAACCGAGCGTTATATGCAAAATCGAGATTGATCTCGACGCCACAAGTAATTGGTTTCCGGCCGGCCATCAAATTCGCCTGGAAATCACTAGTTCGGCCTTCCCGCGGTTCGACCGCAACCTGAATACGGGAGGTAACAACTGGGACGAAACTGAATGGGTAGTGGCTCGGAACACGATTCATCACTGCGAGCAGTTCCCCTCCCACGTACTGCTTCCTGTGATGACAGCGATGGGGTCCCATGCCGGCAAGGCGAATTTGAACAGCATCGCTAGGTGTTTAGATTGTGGTATTCGGCTTTGCCCCCCGCCTTGA
- a CDS encoding ABC transporter permease, producing MNGGGGSRHILRIIVRASITLLMVAVLNFILFRVIPGDPASLLLGGARVSVTAEQIEAQNQRWGLDRPLFPDQAVDYLSATLRGDFGYSFKFRGRHVADLIAERLPDTIVLVGVAQIMAIVIGVMLGIYAGWRRGGAGDRIATGASLALYSTPAFWLGMILVVIFSTALGWLPGYGAYSPGLITGSLGSFLDYLQHLTLPATAVALGLIGQYVVVARAAMSDVLTEDYMVTARAKGLTNGQMLMRHAFRNAMLPVVTLITLNIGYVVAGAITVEAVFAWPGIGGLTVEALNARDYPVLQGIFLLLGVSIVLANLVADLAYSLLDPRVRQ from the coding sequence GTGAACGGAGGGGGAGGGAGCCGTCACATCCTGCGCATCATCGTCAGGGCCTCTATAACCCTCCTGATGGTGGCAGTCCTGAACTTCATCCTATTCCGAGTTATTCCAGGTGACCCTGCATCTCTTTTGCTTGGCGGGGCGCGCGTCAGCGTCACCGCCGAGCAGATTGAGGCGCAGAACCAACGTTGGGGCCTTGACCGGCCGCTGTTCCCGGACCAGGCGGTCGACTACCTGTCGGCAACACTCCGCGGCGATTTCGGCTACAGCTTCAAGTTCAGGGGCAGGCATGTCGCAGACCTGATAGCGGAACGCCTGCCGGACACCATAGTCCTAGTCGGGGTTGCTCAGATAATGGCAATCGTTATTGGGGTGATGCTTGGGATCTACGCAGGCTGGCGCCGGGGAGGAGCCGGCGACCGTATCGCAACCGGAGCCTCTCTGGCGCTCTATTCTACGCCGGCTTTCTGGCTCGGCATGATCCTGGTGGTAATCTTCAGCACGGCATTGGGTTGGCTCCCGGGCTATGGTGCATACTCGCCCGGCCTGATCACGGGCTCTCTTGGTTCGTTCCTCGACTACCTGCAACATCTCACGCTTCCCGCCACTGCGGTGGCGCTTGGGCTAATCGGCCAGTACGTCGTCGTCGCTCGTGCCGCAATGAGTGACGTACTCACCGAGGATTACATGGTAACCGCACGGGCGAAAGGGCTGACCAACGGTCAAATGCTGATGCGTCATGCATTTCGCAATGCAATGCTACCGGTCGTGACCTTGATCACCCTCAATATTGGCTATGTGGTCGCCGGGGCCATCACTGTCGAAGCCGTTTTCGCCTGGCCGGGTATCGGCGGGCTGACGGTGGAAGCACTCAACGCACGGGACTACCCAGTCCTTCAAGGCATATTCCTGTTGCTTGGCGTTTCAATTGTTCTCGCAAACCTCGTAGCCGATCTTGCCTACAGCCTTCTAGATCCGAGGGTCCGACAATGA